In a single window of the Phycisphaerae bacterium genome:
- a CDS encoding alcohol dehydrogenase catalytic domain-containing protein, translating to MKAIVLTGIRQMKMTNVPEPVIKKDDEILLKVEAVGVCGSDVHYYETGRIGSQIVKYPFVVGHECAATVEAVGCAVTRVRAGDNVVVEPSMACNNCDQCKSGRKNTCRNLKFLGCPGQAEGCLCEYIIMPEDCCFPIDEKITFEQGVLCEPLAIGIYAVKQAHLSENTDIAILGTGPIGLSCLVSAKAKNVNSSYVTEKIKERMEAAKNNGASWVGNPNKEDIVKEILRQKPSGVDVAFECAGQQETIDQAVEILKPGGKLMLVGIPRLERISFSIDKIRRKEITIVNVRRQNECTQAAIDMIADGKIDVDFMITHRFKLEQTQQAFDMVAEYRDGVIKALIEL from the coding sequence GTGAAGGCGATTGTATTGACCGGCATCCGGCAGATGAAGATGACGAATGTGCCGGAGCCGGTTATAAAAAAAGATGACGAGATTTTACTGAAAGTCGAGGCGGTCGGCGTCTGCGGCTCAGACGTGCATTACTATGAGACTGGCAGAATCGGCTCGCAAATTGTTAAGTATCCCTTTGTAGTCGGCCATGAATGTGCTGCGACAGTTGAGGCCGTCGGCTGTGCAGTTACCCGCGTCAGGGCTGGTGATAATGTTGTTGTCGAGCCGTCAATGGCCTGTAACAATTGCGACCAGTGTAAAAGCGGAAGAAAGAATACCTGCCGGAACCTGAAATTTCTCGGCTGTCCCGGCCAGGCAGAAGGGTGTTTATGTGAGTATATCATTATGCCTGAAGATTGCTGCTTTCCCATCGATGAAAAAATCACCTTTGAGCAGGGGGTGTTGTGCGAACCGCTGGCTATAGGTATCTACGCTGTTAAACAGGCTCATCTATCGGAAAATACAGATATAGCGATACTCGGCACAGGTCCAATTGGCTTGAGCTGTTTGGTTAGCGCCAAAGCTAAAAATGTAAATTCCAGTTACGTTACCGAAAAAATTAAGGAACGTATGGAAGCAGCGAAAAATAATGGCGCAAGCTGGGTTGGGAATCCGAATAAAGAAGATATAGTTAAAGAAATTCTTAGGCAGAAACCATCCGGGGTGGATGTTGCCTTTGAATGTGCCGGGCAGCAGGAAACAATCGACCAGGCGGTAGAGATACTAAAGCCCGGCGGTAAACTAATGCTCGTTGGGATTCCGCGACTTGAAAGAATCTCGTTTAGTATTGATAAGATACGCAGGAAAGAAATCACTATTGTGAATGTTCGCAGACAGAATGAATGTACGCAGGCGGCGATTGATATGATAGCTGACGGCAAAATAGATGTTGATTTTATGATAACCCACAGATTCAAACTCGAACAAACCCAGCAGGCCTTCGATATGGTAGCTGAGTATCGTGATGGCGTTATTAAGGCACTAATTGAACTTTAG
- a CDS encoding type II secretion system F family protein, whose translation MPIFQYEALDSQGVGVKDEIEALSQKEAISKIRNMGYFPTKVREHGAGKKAPEKAAAKQKPRRGAGGKVKVKLVTQFARQLSTLQDAGLPILRSLRILQEQQKAGTFKRVIGYVADDIEGGSTLSEAMSRFPRCFDRLFVNMVAAGETGGVLDLILARIADFMEKAQKLKSRVKSAMVYPLVVLSAAFGILLMLMWKVIPTFTEVLGEMTEGGKLPALTQMVFGMSNWIAYHYGWAILLGVPFGIVFILKAVRTVRAGRYVLDTVNLKLPVVGKLSGYVAVTRWTRTLGTLIGAGVPILDAINTSRETAGNEVYASMLGKVHNSIRQGDTFASPLKQSKTVDLIVSSMVSVGEETGDLDKMLLKVADNFDEQVDVMVGSLMSLLEPIMIIVLGSIVMTIVLSIFMPMISVIQSLSGGSS comes from the coding sequence ATGCCTATTTTTCAATACGAAGCGTTGGATTCTCAGGGTGTAGGAGTCAAGGATGAAATAGAAGCCCTGAGTCAGAAAGAGGCGATAAGCAAAATACGAAATATGGGCTATTTCCCCACGAAGGTCCGTGAACATGGGGCCGGGAAAAAAGCTCCGGAAAAAGCCGCCGCAAAGCAGAAACCGAGGCGTGGCGCCGGTGGAAAGGTTAAAGTCAAACTTGTAACCCAGTTTGCGAGACAGCTTTCTACGCTGCAGGACGCAGGACTGCCCATTTTGAGGTCACTGCGTATTCTGCAGGAGCAGCAAAAAGCAGGAACATTCAAGAGAGTCATTGGTTATGTGGCAGATGACATCGAAGGCGGCTCAACACTCTCGGAAGCTATGAGCAGATTTCCACGGTGTTTTGACCGGTTGTTTGTGAACATGGTGGCAGCCGGAGAGACCGGCGGCGTGCTCGACCTTATTTTGGCACGTATTGCTGATTTTATGGAGAAAGCCCAGAAGCTTAAATCCCGGGTTAAAAGCGCCATGGTTTATCCGCTTGTGGTTTTGAGCGCGGCATTCGGTATTCTTTTAATGTTGATGTGGAAAGTGATACCCACGTTTACCGAAGTGCTGGGTGAAATGACAGAGGGTGGAAAGTTGCCGGCGTTGACGCAAATGGTGTTCGGAATGAGCAACTGGATAGCATATCACTATGGCTGGGCTATTCTGTTAGGAGTGCCGTTCGGAATAGTTTTTATACTCAAAGCTGTAAGAACAGTTCGTGCCGGCAGATACGTTCTGGATACTGTCAACCTGAAACTGCCGGTGGTGGGCAAACTTAGCGGTTACGTGGCCGTTACACGGTGGACAAGAACGTTAGGGACATTGATTGGTGCCGGTGTGCCGATTCTGGATGCTATTAACACTTCGCGGGAGACGGCTGGAAATGAGGTCTATGCCAGCATGCTTGGCAAGGTTCACAACTCAATCAGGCAGGGCGATACCTTCGCCAGCCCGCTAAAACAATCCAAAACCGTTGACCTAATCGTATCCAGCATGGTTTCCGTAGGCGAGGAAACAGGCGACCTGGATAAGATGCTTCTGAAAGTAGCCGACAACTTCGATGAGCAGGTTGACGTGATGGTCGGTTCACTGATGTCACTGCTTGAGCCGATTATGATTATTGTGCTCGGCTCTATCGTTATGACCATCGTCTTGTCGATATTTATGCCGATGATATCAGTTATCCAAAGTTTATCCGGAGGCTCCAGCTAA
- a CDS encoding type IV pilus twitching motility protein PilT produces MATVNMDRLLQACVSQKGSDIHLTTGRAPVLRIDGSLRSLETKVLEADDTVALMKSIAPERNQQELQEEGGTDFGFAYGDIARFRVSVFRQRGDIAIVLRLIPTKILTFEEIGLPKICAALCRRPRGMFLVTGPTGSGKTTTLACMVNYINEHFDRHIITIEEPIEYYHKHKKSLVNQREVGVDVPSFSEALRRVLRMDPDVIMVGELRDLETIEAAVRAAETGHLVFSTLHTISAAGTITRIIDVFPVNQQEQIRTQLSSNLMAVLSQDLCPLATGRGRVAAYEFMVVTPAIANLIRENKTYRIDSSIQTGKKLGMQLLDEHLWQLYETGKITMESMLDKARAPGALQDKAMAKLKGVKGKRPTKEGEEEIEIFRT; encoded by the coding sequence ATGGCAACAGTTAATATGGATCGGTTACTGCAGGCTTGTGTCTCGCAAAAAGGCTCGGACATACACCTTACCACCGGCCGGGCACCGGTATTGAGGATAGATGGTTCACTGAGGTCTTTGGAAACCAAGGTTCTTGAGGCTGATGATACCGTGGCTTTGATGAAAAGTATCGCACCTGAGCGGAATCAGCAGGAACTTCAGGAAGAGGGCGGAACTGACTTTGGTTTTGCCTACGGTGATATAGCAAGGTTTCGTGTATCTGTTTTTCGGCAAAGGGGTGATATCGCGATAGTCTTACGTCTTATCCCAACAAAAATTCTGACATTTGAAGAGATAGGCCTGCCCAAAATTTGTGCTGCTTTGTGCCGGAGACCGAGAGGGATGTTTCTGGTTACAGGCCCGACGGGAAGCGGTAAAACAACCACCCTGGCGTGCATGGTAAACTATATTAATGAACATTTTGACCGTCATATTATAACAATAGAGGAACCAATAGAATATTATCACAAGCACAAAAAGTCGCTTGTCAACCAGCGAGAGGTCGGCGTTGATGTTCCAAGTTTTAGTGAAGCACTAAGGCGCGTTTTAAGAATGGACCCGGATGTTATTATGGTAGGTGAACTGCGAGACCTGGAGACAATCGAGGCGGCCGTTAGAGCTGCCGAAACCGGCCACCTTGTTTTCAGCACACTGCATACAATAAGCGCTGCGGGAACGATTACCAGAATTATTGACGTATTTCCGGTAAACCAGCAGGAACAAATTCGCACCCAGTTAAGCTCCAATTTGATGGCAGTTCTCAGTCAGGACCTTTGTCCTTTGGCTACCGGCAGGGGAAGAGTAGCTGCTTATGAGTTTATGGTTGTTACTCCTGCTATTGCCAACCTTATCCGTGAAAACAAGACTTATCGAATTGATTCGAGCATCCAGACGGGTAAAAAATTAGGGATGCAGCTTCTCGACGAACATCTTTGGCAGCTATATGAAACCGGCAAAATTACAATGGAGAGTATGCTGGATAAGGCCCGCGCACCGGGGGCATTGCAGGACAAGGCTATGGCCAAGCTAAAAGGTGTGAAGGGGAAGAGACCGACAAAGGAAGGCGAAGAGGAAATAGAAATTTTCCGGACGTAG
- a CDS encoding ATPase, T2SS/T4P/T4SS family — MAEKRRHLGEILYKAGLVEKQALLNAIKTSKTSNKKLGQVLLELKLVDEETLTKAIAKQFGLEYINLDKVTIPPEVIKLVPEDLMRRHNVLPLSMNNGRLKLIIGDPLNLDAMDTLRFRLNAELDYCLANPSKIKSYLSDSVVEETKSEEDDKLRHSIDATAAELAEASRELQAEALKAEAAGGSDDGPIVKLVNLIIDNAYHMRASDIHIEPMSDRVRIRYRVDGVCLEKDNIPKNMQPQLLARFKILSGMDIAERRLPQDGRIKRMIGDSDVDFRVSALPGNHGESVVLRILRRDSVNIGIQSLGFEQDDYERFLRIIKRPNGIFLVTGPTGSGKTTTLYAALQELNRPDKKIITAEDPVEYNFTGMNQCQVKEEIELTFDKILRAMLRQAPNIILVGEIRDGIVADVAIQAALTGHLVFSTLHTNDAPGAITRLIDMGVKPFLVASSIQAIMAQRLVRVICSKCKVVDENPDPHYLRMVNITPEDLKKHPIYKGAGCSNCQKTGYKGRMAVFEMVELNSKIRELAFEKATNTNLRKACRASGMRTLAEDGRLKIFKGVTTPIEVAGVAEAEDMITG; from the coding sequence ATGGCAGAGAAACGTAGACATTTAGGTGAGATACTCTATAAAGCGGGGCTGGTTGAAAAGCAGGCGCTTCTTAATGCAATCAAGACTTCTAAAACCAGTAATAAGAAGCTTGGTCAAGTATTGCTTGAATTGAAGCTTGTAGATGAAGAAACCCTTACCAAGGCGATCGCCAAGCAATTTGGGCTGGAATACATAAACCTGGATAAAGTCACCATTCCACCCGAAGTAATTAAACTTGTGCCGGAAGATCTTATGAGAAGGCACAATGTCCTGCCTCTTAGTATGAATAACGGCAGGTTGAAACTGATTATCGGCGACCCGTTAAACTTAGATGCGATGGATACGCTTCGGTTTCGTCTTAATGCCGAACTGGACTACTGCCTTGCAAACCCTTCAAAAATCAAATCTTATCTTAGTGATTCAGTAGTAGAAGAAACAAAAAGCGAAGAAGACGATAAGTTGAGACACAGCATCGACGCAACAGCCGCCGAGCTTGCAGAGGCCAGCCGAGAGCTGCAGGCAGAAGCCCTTAAAGCCGAGGCAGCAGGTGGCAGCGATGATGGCCCAATTGTTAAACTGGTAAACTTGATAATAGATAATGCCTATCATATGCGTGCGAGCGATATTCATATTGAGCCGATGTCCGACAGGGTACGTATAAGATATCGTGTCGACGGCGTCTGTCTGGAAAAAGATAACATTCCCAAAAATATGCAGCCACAACTGCTTGCCCGCTTCAAAATCCTGTCTGGTATGGATATTGCCGAAAGAAGATTGCCGCAGGATGGTCGTATTAAACGCATGATTGGAGACAGCGATGTTGACTTTCGTGTCTCTGCTCTGCCAGGCAACCACGGAGAAAGCGTGGTATTGCGTATTTTGCGCCGTGATTCAGTTAATATCGGTATTCAGTCACTCGGTTTTGAACAGGACGATTACGAGCGATTTTTGAGAATAATCAAAAGGCCCAATGGTATCTTTCTGGTGACAGGTCCTACCGGCAGCGGAAAAACCACAACTCTGTATGCAGCTCTGCAGGAACTTAACAGGCCGGACAAGAAGATTATTACCGCTGAAGACCCCGTGGAATACAACTTTACAGGGATGAATCAGTGCCAGGTCAAAGAAGAAATCGAGCTTACGTTCGATAAAATCCTAAGGGCAATGCTGCGACAAGCTCCTAATATCATACTTGTCGGTGAAATTCGAGACGGTATCGTTGCGGATGTCGCGATTCAAGCAGCACTTACAGGACACCTGGTTTTCAGTACTTTGCATACCAATGATGCCCCCGGTGCAATTACGCGTTTAATAGATATGGGTGTTAAGCCATTCCTTGTAGCCAGCTCGATTCAAGCTATTATGGCGCAGCGGCTCGTAAGAGTCATTTGCAGTAAATGCAAAGTAGTCGATGAAAATCCGGACCCGCATTATTTGCGAATGGTTAATATCACACCTGAAGATCTCAAGAAACATCCTATTTACAAGGGAGCCGGCTGCAGCAACTGCCAGAAGACCGGCTATAAAGGCCGAATGGCAGTATTTGAGATGGTGGAGCTAAACAGCAAGATAAGAGAATTGGCCTTTGAAAAGGCAACTAATACCAATTTGAGAAAGGCCTGCCGGGCAAGCGGAATGAGGACGCTGGCTGAAGACGGCAGACTGAAGATATTTAAAGGAGTGACTACACCGATAGAAGTAGCGGGTGTGGCGGAGGCCGAGGACATGATCACGGGATAG
- a CDS encoding ATPase, T2SS/T4P/T4SS family, translating to MEKVKTAKTLPPIEQLRGRTLGRILIKMGVLTREKVHECLKVQKQKPGVRIGQIFLELGLVDENQLQMALAAQRGMEYIKLSDIDIPADVIEKVPMQMAKTYHIIPIEYDKAKKELCVVLDSADNFKATDDLSTLMGFRVTAKITDSDALEAALAKYYKEEQEENINELIGEIQADGFLAEFEGRNASIDLDELKELSESNPVKKLLNLVLMQAIRDKSSDIHFEPFENEYKMRYRIDGVLYEMVPPPKHIAAALSSRIKVMASLDIAERRLPQDGRISLTVQGKPVDLRVSVLPTMFGESVVLRVLDRSQLSLDLEKLGLRPYDLDLFRQLIHKPNGIIIVTGPTGSGKTTTLYSALTELNDIETKVITTEDPVEYDLDGVIQVQMKPDIGLTFAKCLRSILRQDPDVIMVGEIRDLETAEIAAQSSLTGHIVFTTLHTNDAPSSIARLLDLGVETFLITATLEGVVAQRLVRKICEKCKTPFEPTETQLLELGLSPADVKGKSFHYGRGCSKCNNTGYRGRTGIYEIMVFTDEIRELVMNQASTSLLRAAGQKAGMKLLRENGLAAIYDGITTIEEIVKETISEEA from the coding sequence ATGGAAAAGGTAAAGACTGCAAAAACACTTCCTCCTATAGAACAATTAAGGGGTAGAACCCTCGGCAGGATACTTATAAAAATGGGTGTCCTGACAAGAGAAAAGGTCCATGAGTGCCTTAAGGTCCAGAAGCAGAAGCCCGGGGTTCGCATAGGCCAGATATTCCTCGAACTTGGCTTGGTAGATGAAAATCAGCTGCAAATGGCTCTCGCGGCCCAGCGAGGGATGGAATATATAAAACTGAGCGATATTGATATTCCCGCTGATGTAATCGAGAAGGTGCCGATGCAGATGGCAAAGACATATCACATCATACCCATCGAATATGATAAGGCGAAGAAAGAGCTATGTGTTGTTCTTGACAGCGCCGATAATTTCAAGGCGACCGATGACTTGAGCACCTTAATGGGTTTTAGAGTTACCGCGAAGATAACTGACTCTGATGCGCTTGAAGCTGCGTTAGCTAAATATTACAAAGAAGAGCAGGAAGAAAACATCAATGAACTGATAGGTGAAATCCAGGCGGACGGTTTCCTTGCAGAGTTCGAAGGCAGGAACGCGAGTATAGACCTTGATGAATTAAAGGAGCTGTCAGAATCGAATCCCGTCAAGAAGCTGCTGAACCTTGTTTTGATGCAGGCAATTCGTGACAAGTCCTCGGATATTCATTTTGAGCCGTTTGAAAATGAATACAAGATGCGTTATCGCATAGACGGCGTGCTTTACGAGATGGTTCCTCCGCCTAAGCACATCGCCGCGGCGCTTAGCTCGCGTATAAAAGTTATGGCGAGCCTGGATATTGCAGAGAGACGGTTGCCGCAGGACGGCCGAATATCGCTGACCGTCCAGGGTAAGCCGGTTGATTTGCGGGTTAGTGTTTTGCCCACAATGTTCGGAGAAAGTGTGGTGCTGCGTGTCCTCGATAGAAGTCAGCTAAGCCTGGATTTGGAAAAACTGGGGCTGAGACCATACGACCTTGATTTATTCCGTCAGCTTATTCACAAGCCTAATGGTATTATAATTGTGACGGGTCCCACCGGAAGCGGCAAAACTACTACTCTTTACTCGGCCTTGACCGAACTTAATGACATTGAGACTAAAGTTATCACCACTGAAGACCCCGTAGAATACGACCTTGACGGTGTTATTCAGGTTCAAATGAAGCCGGACATCGGACTGACATTTGCAAAGTGCCTGCGTTCGATTTTGCGTCAGGACCCCGACGTTATAATGGTCGGTGAAATTCGTGACCTTGAAACGGCAGAAATCGCGGCCCAGTCGTCTCTGACGGGCCATATAGTGTTTACCACGCTGCACACAAACGACGCCCCAAGCTCAATAGCCCGACTTTTAGATTTGGGTGTCGAAACATTTCTTATTACTGCTACGCTCGAAGGTGTCGTTGCTCAGCGATTGGTCAGAAAGATATGTGAGAAATGTAAAACACCATTCGAGCCAACAGAGACTCAACTGCTGGAATTAGGGCTTTCACCGGCAGATGTCAAAGGCAAGAGTTTCCATTACGGCAGAGGCTGCAGCAAATGCAATAATACCGGTTACAGAGGGCGAACGGGTATTTACGAGATTATGGTATTCACCGATGAGATACGTGAGTTAGTTATGAATCAGGCTTCGACAAGTCTCCTGCGTGCAGCAGGGCAAAAGGCCGGCATGAAGCTATTGCGGGAGAATGGTTTGGCAGCTATTTATGACGGCATTACTACTATAGAAGAGATAGTAAAAGAAACAATTTCAGAGGAGGCATAA
- a CDS encoding competence/damage-inducible protein A yields the protein MRKASIISIGNEILSGQTVDTNAAYLSGKLLSIGIPVVSSYTAGDDMDLIVRMLNLASGDADVVLVTGGLGPTDDDVTRQGFAKFLGSELELQSELFEKIRNIFANRQRPMPERNKIQAYIPAGTKAIENNLGTAPGIRAELKGKLFFVMPGVPSEMKQMFEGSVFPELQKFAGKQAVIVLKLRCFGAGESDIAEKLGDLMQRGRNPLINCTVHYGVITLHIIATAEDKGQAQEMAQKCEKTLQNALGELIYGTGEQTLAEVVGAKLAQQKKTIAVTESCTGGTLAKLLTDIPGASKYFTHGWVTYSNIAKIKALGIEADLIKEDGAVSCSVAEAMAKKAREIAGTDFAIGITGIAGPDGGSEQKPVGLVYISVDSDSGCETKRFVFAAHSRDFVRLQAAQTALNMLRLKL from the coding sequence ATGAGAAAAGCGAGCATCATTAGCATCGGCAATGAAATTCTCAGCGGTCAGACAGTAGATACTAACGCTGCATATCTGAGCGGGAAACTGCTTTCAATCGGCATACCTGTTGTCAGCTCCTACACAGCCGGAGATGATATGGATTTGATTGTGCGAATGTTGAATCTGGCGAGCGGTGATGCGGATGTAGTGTTAGTAACCGGTGGTTTAGGGCCTACTGATGACGATGTAACACGCCAGGGGTTTGCCAAATTTCTCGGCAGCGAATTAGAGTTACAGAGCGAGCTTTTCGAGAAGATTCGAAATATATTCGCTAACCGACAGCGGCCGATGCCGGAGAGAAATAAAATCCAAGCATACATACCGGCTGGTACTAAGGCCATCGAAAATAATCTCGGCACAGCTCCGGGAATAAGGGCTGAATTGAAGGGTAAATTGTTTTTCGTAATGCCCGGCGTGCCGTCGGAAATGAAGCAAATGTTCGAGGGGTCGGTTTTTCCAGAACTACAGAAATTTGCCGGCAAACAAGCGGTTATTGTGCTGAAATTGAGGTGTTTTGGGGCAGGGGAGTCAGATATTGCTGAAAAGCTCGGTGACCTTATGCAGCGAGGCAGAAACCCTTTAATTAACTGTACGGTGCATTATGGCGTCATTACGCTGCATATTATAGCAACGGCGGAAGATAAAGGGCAGGCGCAGGAAATGGCTCAAAAATGCGAAAAAACGCTGCAAAATGCTCTCGGAGAGCTAATTTATGGTACAGGAGAGCAAACTTTAGCTGAGGTTGTGGGGGCAAAATTAGCTCAACAGAAAAAGACAATCGCCGTAACTGAATCCTGCACAGGCGGCACTTTGGCCAAGTTACTGACCGATATCCCGGGGGCCAGCAAATATTTCACGCACGGCTGGGTTACTTACAGCAACATCGCAAAAATCAAGGCGCTTGGCATAGAAGCCGATTTAATTAAAGAAGATGGTGCTGTAAGCTGCAGTGTAGCAGAAGCTATGGCCAAGAAGGCCAGGGAAATAGCCGGAACAGACTTTGCAATCGGTATAACTGGTATAGCCGGCCCAGACGGCGGAAGCGAACAGAAACCCGTCGGACTGGTATATATTAGTGTGGATTCCGATAGTGGCTGTGAAACCAAGCGTTTTGTTTTTGCTGCTCACAGCAGAGATTTTGTACGGCTTCAGGCGGCACAAACAGCCCTGAATATGCTCCGGCTAAAGTTATAG